From the Mycoplasmatota bacterium genome, one window contains:
- a CDS encoding AraC family transcriptional regulator codes for MFEWNKSVQKMIDIIEEHLTSTITLDMIADKLNYSSYYCTRQFHQFVGISLRNYIRLRKVSAAALDLRDTDDRILDIAFKYGFSSQEAFSRSFRKEYGLSPFQYRKMLNPLPLFIKRNTYNPYFLGIDIPIKDMNKKEVNISIQVIPKHQFIGIRDNNVDNYYDFWARQEKEYKRECYKVSGLLESIKSYNGVVGGWFYENKQKGYLYGIEVPCPVSPVIPVYFEKLIIPKSIYVIFHYPPYQYNEEDNIVYHLLKEKMDSFNPNDYGYEYHLSNPIYQRHNPEKYGQAICVPVKVKE; via the coding sequence ATGTTTGAATGGAATAAGAGTGTGCAAAAGATGATTGATATAATTGAAGAACATCTTACTAGTACAATTACACTTGATATGATTGCTGATAAATTAAATTATTCATCTTATTATTGTACAAGACAATTTCATCAATTTGTAGGAATTAGTTTAAGGAATTATATTCGTTTAAGAAAAGTAAGTGCAGCTGCGCTTGATTTAAGAGATACCGATGATAGAATTCTTGATATTGCATTTAAATATGGTTTTTCCTCACAAGAAGCATTTTCACGATCTTTTAGAAAAGAATATGGATTAAGTCCGTTTCAATATCGAAAGATGCTTAATCCATTACCTCTTTTTATCAAACGTAATACCTATAATCCTTATTTTTTAGGAATTGATATCCCTATAAAAGATATGAACAAGAAAGAAGTTAATATAAGTATTCAAGTGATTCCTAAACATCAATTCATTGGGATAAGAGACAATAACGTAGATAATTATTATGATTTCTGGGCTAGACAAGAAAAAGAATATAAGAGAGAATGTTATAAGGTGAGTGGATTACTTGAAAGTATTAAAAGTTATAATGGGGTTGTAGGTGGCTGGTTTTATGAAAATAAACAAAAAGGATACCTTTATGGAATAGAAGTTCCTTGTCCTGTGAGTCCTGTAATCCCAGTTTATTTTGAAAAATTAATAATACCTAAAAGTATATATGTTATTTTTCATTATCCACCTTATCAGTATAATGAAGAAGATAATATAGTGTATCATTTATTAAAAGAGAAAATGGATTCTTTTAATCCTAATGACTATGGATACGAGTATCATCTATCTAATCCTATTTATCAAAGACATAATCCAGAAAAATATGGTCAGGCTATCTGTGTACCGGTAAAAGTAAAGGAATAA
- the tnpB gene encoding IS66 family insertion sequence element accessory protein TnpB: protein MIKLKDVKTVYFATGYTDLRKSIDGLSLIVKKQFDLDPFSNNLFVFCNKSRQILKILHWDYNGFWIYKKRLESGKFNWPKSEQEITSSSLKEFYWFLDGYEIRNGKAFKEVKQRGII from the coding sequence ATGATTAAACTCAAGGATGTAAAAACAGTTTATTTCGCGACAGGATATACTGATTTAAGAAAATCAATTGATGGACTATCTCTTATTGTAAAAAAACAGTTTGATTTAGATCCATTTTCAAATAACTTATTTGTTTTCTGTAATAAAAGTAGACAAATTTTAAAAATTTTACATTGGGATTATAATGGTTTTTGGATATATAAAAAACGATTAGAAAGTGGTAAATTTAATTGGCCTAAAAGTGAACAGGAGATTACAAGTTCGTCTTTAAAAGAATTTTATTGGTTTTTAGATGGTTATGAAATACGTAATGGAAAGGCCTTTAAAGAGGTTAAGCAAAGGGGGATTATATAG
- a CDS encoding ISL3 family transposase: protein MNKSEVKYVCIDDFAIKKRKSYGTIMVDIETKCIIDLLESRDSMKVTEWLTTFPNIKLVSRDGSTTYRSAIADAHPKATQVSDRFHLVKNLVKSISKYMKRIITGRIEIPLISQDGKKRYDYLCGLSRREKIIEARRLYAKEGNSYDTIGNKLGVSPTTVAKYIKMKEEDIPKEKITVRGKEHINAISKVEQKRNKVLELWNKGYTKRDISKKTGYSTTSIDTYLKGEFNPVHGQYGTGRNGKLMPFRDEVIDMRANGITYKKITEHIREKGYTGTVDGLRFFISKEKRLAKDTSSTKEPTEFLDKRLINKLLYKPLEKVKGITENQLNEFFKKYPDIKVLFERLKEFRLLLLEDTEDSLSKWIKRARESEIQEIDSFINGIQNDQDAVENAIKYSYNNGLAEGSVNKLKSIKRIMYGRNKFDLLRSKVLLLESLK from the coding sequence ATAAACAAGAGTGAAGTTAAATATGTCTGTATAGATGACTTTGCGATAAAAAAGAGAAAATCATATGGAACAATTATGGTAGATATTGAAACTAAATGTATTATAGACTTATTAGAATCAAGAGATAGTATGAAAGTTACGGAATGGCTTACTACGTTTCCAAATATTAAACTCGTCTCACGTGACGGCTCAACAACTTATCGCTCGGCTATTGCAGACGCTCATCCTAAAGCCACTCAGGTAAGTGATCGTTTTCATTTAGTTAAAAATTTAGTGAAATCCATATCAAAGTATATGAAACGAATAATTACAGGTCGCATTGAAATACCACTCATATCACAAGATGGAAAGAAACGTTATGATTATCTTTGTGGTTTAAGCCGTAGAGAAAAAATTATTGAAGCCAGGCGTTTATATGCAAAGGAAGGAAATAGCTATGATACGATTGGAAATAAGTTAGGTGTTTCACCAACAACAGTTGCTAAATATATAAAAATGAAGGAAGAAGATATACCTAAAGAGAAAATAACTGTACGTGGAAAAGAGCACATCAACGCCATTTCGAAAGTGGAACAGAAAAGAAATAAGGTGCTAGAATTATGGAATAAAGGGTATACAAAAAGAGACATATCAAAGAAAACAGGATATAGCACTACAAGCATTGATACTTATCTCAAAGGTGAATTCAATCCTGTGCACGGACAATATGGAACAGGCCGAAATGGTAAACTAATGCCATTTAGAGATGAAGTTATTGATATGCGTGCTAATGGGATAACATATAAGAAGATTACAGAACATATAAGGGAAAAAGGATACACAGGAACTGTAGATGGATTGAGATTTTTTATCTCAAAAGAAAAGCGTTTAGCTAAAGACACCTCGTCTACAAAAGAACCTACAGAATTTTTAGACAAACGTTTGATCAATAAATTATTATATAAACCACTTGAAAAGGTAAAAGGGATCACGGAGAATCAATTGAATGAATTTTTCAAAAAATATCCAGACATAAAAGTACTCTTTGAAAGACTAAAAGAATTCAGACTTTTGTTACTTGAAGATACAGAAGACAGTTTAAGTAAATGGATTAAACGGGCAAGAGAATCTGAAATTCAGGAAATTGATAGTTTCATTAATGGTATACAAAATGACCAAGATGCCGTAGAAAATGCCATAAAGTATAGTTATAATAACGGTTTAGCAGAAGGAAGTGTTAATAAACTAAAATCTATAAAAAGGATTATGTATGGCAGAAATAAATTTGATCTACTGAGGTCTAAAGTATTATTATTGGAATCATTAAAATGA
- a CDS encoding helix-turn-helix transcriptional regulator has protein sequence MKNKIKELRTHQNMTQQDLADLINVSRQTIISLENGKYNPSITLAYKIAKIFNYHIEEIFIFEED, from the coding sequence ATGAAAAATAAAATTAAAGAACTTAGAACCCATCAGAATATGACACAACAAGATTTAGCGGATTTAATCAATGTCTCACGACAAACCATTATCTCTCTAGAAAATGGTAAGTACAATCCATCAATTACTTTAGCTTATAAAATAGCTAAAATATTTAATTATCACATTGAAGAAATATTTATTTTTGAGGAGGACTAA
- a CDS encoding transposase family protein produces the protein MDEIIKMLDESLDYISHELIDDTLYINVKSNKESLPCPLCGEESTKVHSRYNKSFQDLPLQGKKVVIALKNKNMFCTNPNCKKYTFSESFGFIDQKGKKTKRLIDEIIRVSLTQSSISAAKYLSDTTVEIKKSSICNYLKKNSSHKQE, from the coding sequence ATGGACGAAATAATTAAAATGCTTGACGAAAGTCTTGATTACATATCACATGAGTTAATTGATGATACTTTATACATTAATGTAAAATCAAATAAGGAGTCACTCCCATGTCCTCTATGCGGAGAGGAAAGTACAAAAGTACATTCTAGATACAATAAAAGCTTTCAGGACTTGCCATTACAGGGGAAAAAAGTTGTTATTGCACTAAAAAATAAAAATATGTTCTGTACAAATCCAAATTGTAAGAAGTATACATTTTCAGAAAGCTTTGGTTTTATTGATCAAAAAGGCAAGAAAACGAAAAGATTAATTGATGAAATTATACGAGTTTCTTTGACTCAAAGTTCTATATCGGCGGCAAAATACCTTTCAGATACGACCGTTGAAATCAAGAAAAGCTCAATTTGTAATTACCTAAAAAAAAACTCTAGTCATAAACAAGAGTGA
- a CDS encoding ABC transporter permease, whose product MTIFINTFRSLLKWKSTLIFIVIMSILPIILGFVLKNEIYGKDMAFQSQLDFTIGIYYILVFMWGLGIPFLIVISAKGISLIANEITEGTLGLLVSMKISRFQIVLYKWLALYFVVVLLGILSIYENISILSLISDMDKNILNKLIESIPFLIQHILIMGFIFSNIAILLSLLIKSKIFATISMTFFIVIVFLIIPLFKNFLTSYYEKYNLYLYDLNYHFSLIYYHFISKSNISISPTLQTVMGTFIGIFDIKKITDNDMSVLLKSSLMKDAAIYSYLSSNILILFWLFISIICLFLSMRILTKRDIT is encoded by the coding sequence ATGACAATTTTTATTAATACATTTAGAAGCTTACTAAAATGGAAATCTACACTTATTTTTATCGTAATAATGTCAATATTACCTATTATATTAGGGTTTGTTTTAAAAAATGAGATATATGGTAAAGATATGGCTTTTCAATCTCAATTAGATTTTACAATAGGAATATATTATATATTAGTTTTTATGTGGGGGTTAGGAATACCATTTTTAATTGTTATAAGCGCAAAAGGGATTAGTTTAATAGCGAATGAAATTACTGAGGGGACTTTAGGACTTTTAGTATCTATGAAAATATCACGATTTCAAATAGTATTATATAAGTGGTTAGCTTTATATTTTGTTGTTGTATTATTAGGAATATTAAGTATATATGAAAATATAAGTATCTTATCTTTGATTTCAGATATGGATAAAAATATTTTAAATAAATTAATTGAATCTATTCCTTTTTTAATTCAACATATATTGATAATGGGATTTATTTTTTCTAATATCGCAATCTTATTATCTTTATTAATTAAGTCAAAAATATTTGCGACCATTAGCATGACTTTCTTTATAGTGATTGTTTTTTTAATTATTCCATTATTTAAAAACTTTTTAACATCATATTATGAAAAATATAATCTATATCTCTATGATTTAAATTATCATTTTAGTTTAATATATTATCATTTTATTAGTAAAAGTAATATTAGTATTTCACCTACATTACAAACTGTGATGGGTACTTTTATTGGAATATTCGATATTAAGAAAATTACTGATAATGACATGTCTGTTTTATTAAAATCATCTCTTATGAAAGATGCAGCTATTTATTCATATCTTAGCTCAAATATTTTAATCTTATTTTGGTTATTTATAAGCATTATTTGTTTATTTTTATCAATGAGAATTCTGACAAAAAGGGATATTACATAA
- a CDS encoding zinc ribbon domain-containing protein: MLYLRKKEKNTIKKNIKEEKMYKCVKCGCEEFEQDQMRATGGAFAKIFDIQNKKFVTVSCKKCGYTEIYKKKGRAISNVADWFIG; encoded by the coding sequence ATGCTGTATTTAAGAAAGAAAGAAAAAAATACAATAAAGAAAAATATAAAGGAGGAAAAAATGTATAAATGTGTAAAATGTGGATGTGAAGAATTTGAACAAGATCAAATGAGAGCTACAGGTGGGGCATTTGCTAAGATATTTGATATCCAAAATAAGAAATTTGTGACGGTATCATGTAAAAAGTGTGGCTATACTGAGATTTATAAGAAAAAAGGTAGAGCTATTTCTAATGTAGCTGATTGGTTTATTGGTTAA
- a CDS encoding ABC transporter ATP-binding protein has translation MIKIEGLSQKFGNKVAVDNVNLDIADGGIIGLIGPNGSGKSTIIRSVMGILKPTSGRVLVDDQLVDRKISEKIAYMSDVNDLYLPTVQDNIDYFTQLYKDYDVDLVMNIISSLNIDFKMNVKGLSKGQCVIIRFALTVGRKVDYILFDEPLSGLDPVFRESFIDRLMKFRKDNPKVTIIITSHMLNEIQDLLDHVIAIYFAEILAYDTKDNILKDNTDLETWFKDQYVKAGITF, from the coding sequence ATGATAAAAATTGAAGGTTTATCTCAAAAATTTGGAAATAAAGTTGCTGTCGATAATGTAAATTTAGATATAGCTGATGGTGGAATTATTGGTTTAATTGGACCTAATGGTTCTGGAAAATCAACCATTATTCGCTCAGTTATGGGGATATTGAAACCAACTTCAGGTAGAGTATTAGTTGATGATCAATTAGTGGACCGTAAAATAAGTGAAAAAATCGCTTATATGTCAGATGTGAATGATTTATATTTACCTACAGTTCAAGATAATATAGATTACTTTACACAATTGTACAAAGATTATGATGTAGATTTAGTGATGAATATTATTTCTAGTCTTAATATTGATTTTAAAATGAATGTTAAAGGTTTATCTAAGGGTCAATGTGTCATTATTCGTTTCGCATTAACTGTAGGAAGAAAAGTTGATTATATCTTATTTGATGAACCATTAAGTGGTTTAGACCCAGTATTCCGCGAAAGTTTCATCGATCGTTTAATGAAATTCCGTAAGGATAATCCAAAAGTGACAATTATCATCACATCACATATGCTAAATGAAATTCAAGATTTATTAGACCATGTTATCGCAATTTATTTTGCGGAAATATTAGCTTATGATACTAAAGACAATATTTTAAAAGATAATACAGATTTAGAAACATGGTTTAAAGATCAATATGTAAAAGCAGGTATTACATTCTAG
- a CDS encoding IS66 family insertion sequence element accessory protein TnpB, with protein MNYNKLRSEWKERIEEYQKSGLSKSKWCRENGYKLHQLLYWIKKNNQNENQAQEINWIPIPVNHEMVEMNEEKCITIKIGKCNIKVEPGFNGNHLKDVVKVLSEL; from the coding sequence ATGAATTATAATAAGTTAAGATCTGAATGGAAAGAAAGAATTGAAGAATATCAAAAAAGTGGATTATCAAAATCAAAATGGTGTAGGGAAAATGGGTATAAATTACATCAACTTCTATATTGGATTAAAAAGAATAATCAAAATGAAAATCAAGCACAAGAAATTAATTGGATACCCATTCCTGTTAATCATGAAATGGTTGAAATGAATGAAGAAAAATGTATAACGATTAAAATAGGAAAATGCAATATAAAGGTTGAACCAGGGTTCAATGGGAATCATTTAAAAGATGTGGTAAAGGTGTTATCAGAATTATGA